Below is a genomic region from bacterium.
GCCGGCGATGTCGTCTGGGGTGTAGACGCGCGAGACCGGGATGCCGGAGGAGGTCGCCGGGTCTTCGCTCCGCTCCGGGTCGGGGCGATCCCCCTCGGGTTCCCGTCGCGGGCGTCCGCGGCGGGGCGGACGTTTTTCCATCGTCATCGGCGGACTCCCATCCCACGATCGGCGCGCGACCGCCGGCTCATTCCAGCGTGACCAGCACCTGGCCGGCGGCAAGCTCCTGGCCGGGTGCCGCGTGGACGCGTCGGACCACGCCGGCGTGGGGGGCGCGGATCTCCATCTGCATCTTCATCGCTTCTATTATAGCCAGCGGCTGACCGATCACCACCCGGGCCCCCTCGTCCACCTCGACGGCAACGAGCAGACCGGGCATGGGGGACCGCACCTCCAAGCTCCGTCCCGCCGCGGCGGCGCCGGGCTCCGCCCCGCGCCGCGTCCTCGCGGTCTCGGCGACGAAGGGAAGACCGTCGAGCAGCAGGGTCCACGGGCCGGCATGATCTCGAACCGACAGGGTGTGGGAGGCCCCGTCCACCAGCAGCGTAAAGTGCGCGGGGACCACCTCCACCAACTCGACTCGATGGACCTGACCGGCGATCGTGACCGCCCACACCCCTCCCGTCTCCTCCACGCCGACCTCGATCTCTTCGTCGTCCCCCACCCGGACCCAGTAGGCTGTCACGACACGCCCTCCCCACGCGCCGCCCGGCCCCAGGCGGAGAGACCCTGCGGCGGCAGGAGCGGCGTGCGCCGAGATTCGCGGTGCGTCAACACGGCGGCGGCGAGGGCGGCAAGCCGGCCGTGGCGTCGCGGGCGCGCGTCCCATTCGTGCTCGACGAACCGGGTGCCGTAATCTCCGGACTGGAACGCCGGGTGGGCAAGCGCCCACCGGTGGAAGGGGATCGTCGTGGGAACTCCGGTCACGATAATTTCCCGCAGCGCCATGCTCAGCCTGGCGATCGCCTCGCGGCGGGTCGGCCCCCACGCGATCACTTTGGCGAGCAGCGGGTCGTAGAACCGGGTGACCTCCATCCCCGGGGCGAGCGCGCCGTCGATCCGGATCCCCGGCCCGCCCGGCAGCACGACCTGACCGATCCGTCCGGTCCACGGGAGGAACTGCTGGTCGATGTCCTCGGCGGAGATCCGGCACTCGATGGCGTGGCCCCGCAGGCGGACCCCCTCCTGCCCGAACGGAAGCGCATCCCCCGCCGCCAGGGCCAGCTGCAGTGCGACCAGGTCGCATCCGCAGACCATCTCCGTGACGGGGTGTTCGACCTGCAGCCGGGCGTTGATTTCGAGAAAGAAGAAGGCTCCGTCCGACACGAGAAACTCCGCCGTGCCGGCGTTTTGGTACCCGACCGTCCGTGCCGCCGCGACGGCCGCCGCGCCGATGGCGTCCCGAAGATCGTCCGAGAGGGCCGGCGAGGGGGCCTCCTCGATCAGCTTCTGGTGACGCCGCTGGATCGAGCACTCGCGCTCGCCGAGATGCACGATCGCCCCGTGGGCGTCCGCCACGAATTGCACCTCGACGTGCCGGGGATGGTCGAGCCACCGCTCGAGATAGATGCGATCATCGCCAAACGCCCCCCGCGCCTCCCCGCGCGCCAGGCGCAGCGCGGCGGGCAGGTCGGTGGGCCGCTGCACGAGGTGGATGCCTTTCCCCCCGCCGCCCGCGGCAGCTTTGATCAGCACGGGGAACCCGAGGCGATCCGCTGCGGCGATCGCCGCGTGGTCGTCGAGGGGATCCGTTCCCGCCAGCACGGGGATCCCGGCGGCCGCGACCGTGCGGCGAGCCGCGGCTTTGTCGCCGCAGAGCGCGAGCGCGGCGGGAGGTGGACCGACAAAGACCACGCCGGCCTGCGCGCACGCCTCGGCGAACGCGGGGTTCTCGGAGAGAAACCCATAGCCGGGATGAATCGCGTCGGCGCCGGACCGCTGGGCCGCTTCGACGATCGCCCCGATATTGAGATAGGATTCGGCGGCGGCGGCCCCGCCGACCCGGTAGGCTTCATCGGCCGCGCCGAGGTGGAGCGCGCCGCGATCCGCGTCGCTGTACACCGCCACCGTGGCGACCCCCAGGGTGCGGCACGTTCGGATCACGCGCAGGGCGATCTCGCCCCGGTTCGCCACCAGCACTTTCTTCAGGGACCGACCCGGCATACGCCCGGCGAGAGGAGGGATCAGAGCGGGATGTTTCCGTGCTTCTTCGGAGGATTGCGGTCGCGCTTGCCGGCGAGCATCCGGAGTGCGGAGATCAGGCGCGGTCGGGTCTCGTGGGGCTCGATGATGTCGTCCACGTACCCCCGCGCGGCGGCGACGTAGGGGTTGGCGAACCGCTGCCGATACTCGGCCGCCAGGCGAGCCCGGGCCTCCTCCCGGTCTTCGGTCCCGGCGAGCTCGCGGCGAAAGATGATATCGATCGCCCCTTCCGGTCCCATCACCGCGATTTCGGCGGTGGGCCAAGCGAGGTTCAAGTCTCCCCGGATGTGCTTGCTCGACATCACGTCGTAGGCACCGCCGTAGGCCTTGCGCGTGATCACCGCCAGCTTCGGGACGGTGGCCTCGCAGTACGCAAACAGCAACTTCGCCCCGTGCCGGATGATCCCGCCGTGCTCCTGGGCGGTGCCGGGCATGAAGCCCGGGACGTCCACAAACGTCACCAGCGGAATGTTGAAGGCGTCGCAGAACCGCACGAAGCGGGCGCCTTTGACGGAGCTGTTGATGTCGAGGGTGCCGGCCAGCACCGCCGGCTGCTGGGCCACGAGCCCCACGGGCCGCCCGTCCAGCCGGGCCAGGCCGATGATGAGGTTTTGGGCGAAGTGCCGGTGGACCTCGAGGAACTCGCCATCGTCGACCACGCGCCGGATCACCTCGTGCATATCGTACGGCCGGTGGGGGTCGTCGGGGACCACCGCATCGAGCTCGGCGTCCATGCGGTCCGGCGGATCGGTGCAGGGGGTGCGGGGGGGATCGTCCTGATTGTTGAGGGGCAGGTACGCCAGGAGACGTCGGATCAATCGGAGGGCGTCGGGATCACTCTCGGCGATGAAGTGAGCCAGGCCGCTCTGACCGGCGTGCACCGTGGCTCCGCCCAGCTCCTCGAACGTCACGTCCTCGTGCGTGACGGCCTTGACGACCTGAGGCCCCGTGACGAACATGTAACTGGTGCCTTGGACCATCACCGTGAAGTCCGTGATCGCGGGCGAATAGACGGCCCCGCCCGCACAGGGGCCCATGATCGCCGAGATCTGCGGCACCACGCCGCTGGCCAGGGTGTTTCGGAGAAAGATCTCCGCGTACCCTCCCAGGCTGACCACGCCTTCCTGGATGCGAGCGCCCCCGGAATCGTTCAACCCCACGACCGGCGCGCCGTTACGAAGCGCGAGGTCCATGATCTTGCAGATCTTCGCGGCGTGCCCTTCGCCCAACGATCCCCCGAGAACGGTGAAGTCCTGAGAGAAGACGTAGGCGAGCCTGCCGTGAATCGCCCCGTACCCCGTCACCACGCCGTCGGCGGGGGCGTCGACGTGGTCCATCCCAAACGCGGTCGCACGGTGGGTGACGAATCGATCGAGCTCGACGAAGGTCCCGGGATCGAGCAGCTCCGCGAGGCGCTCGCGGGCGGTCAGCTTTCCCGCGGCGTGCTGTCGGGCGATCCGGTCCGCCCCGCCTCCCTCCTCAACACGCGCACGTCGCGCGGCTAAGTCGTCCTGCCGACCTCGGGGGCGCTCAGGCACGCCTACGCGCCCGCGGAGGGCGCAAGGGGCCGGATCGAGATGATCGCGTGCTTGTAGAGCAGCTCGGTCGCGCCCCCGGCTTCCACGAGGAGGGTGTAGGTCCCGACGTCGCGGAGCACCGCGTGGGCGACCTCGTACCCGTCGCGGCAGCGAATGTGCACGGGCGTCCTCGCCTCCACCAAGGGGACGTAGAATCCGTCTTCGATCGTCTGGGGCTCGGCCCGGGGTGGGGCCACCCCCACCCTGGAGCCTTCGTAGTGTGCCGTCACCGCAGCGCCTCCCTTCTGTTCCGGGCGGATCTCCTGCAGGTCCTCCAGGACGTCCGGGTGCACGAGGCCCGGCTCTTCCGGCCCGTTGACCGACCGCGGCGTCGGGACGGGGGGAGCCGCGGACACGCCGGAGGGGTGCGGCGCTCCGCCGGAAGAGGGCCGGGGGCGCGCGCCGGCGTGCATGGAATGGCGCATCGCCTCGAGGTGGGCCCGCCGGTCCCCCCCCGCGGCCTGGGCGGAGTCGCCGGACGACGCATGGCGGATCCACTTGGCCACCGCGTCCAGCGCCGCGTGCACCGCCGCCTCCGGCGCGCGCTCGCGCTGCGGGGCCGCGCCGACAAAGACTTCCGGCCCCCGAGGCGTCTGGGCGCTGATCCCGACCAGGATTACCGGGTGGTCCATGCAGGTGGCCGTGGACACCTGCTGGAGCGTGACCCGCCGGTGCTCGGAATCCAGCACGGAGCGGGCCGCATCCACGGTCGCCATGACCAGGGTGCGCAGGCGGTGTTCGACCCCCAGCGGCCCTCGCGCCTGCCCGGTCCCCGCCCGCCGCTCACCCCACCGCTCCCAGACCACCTGGACGCGCGCCGCGGCCTCGGTTGCGGAAACGGTCTCTTCGAGGCGCACGACCTGGAGATCCGACCCTTCGCTGGCGTGGGCCCCCCGGAGGTGCGTGACATGAATCCGCCAAGGCTCCACCGGGATCCCGTACTCGGTCATGAGCGCGGCGACGATGGACCGCCGCGCAGCGCGGCCCTCAACAGCGTCGTCGGCCGTCACGTAGATCTGATCGATCTCCCCGGAGGGGGACGTCAACAGCCGGATGGCGGCCACCCCCTCCACGGTCGCGAGGAATCGCTCGATATCTTCGGCCAGCACTTCTCGCGGCATCGGGGGGTATTTCTGCCAACGCCGGAGGGCCCCCTCCATCAAAACGAATCATCACACCGGAGGAAGGCGGCGACTCAGAAGGACGGGGGCGAGGCGGGCCGCCGGAGGGGCGATCCAATCTCGATCCCCTCCCCGCCCAGGGCCTCCACCCGTTTGTGGTCGATGAGGATCTGGGCCGCCGGCGCGTCGGCGAACTGGGTCGCAGTATACACCACCTGCCAAACCCGCCCCAGCATGCTCGTGCTCCCGCCCCCCGCCGCGAAGGTCGCGGAGAGGTCGACGGTCGCGATCCCGCCGCGCACGTGCACGCCGAGGAGTGCCGTTCCCTGCGGGATCTCGGTGTGGAACTGGGGATCGCCCGGCCCGCGCAGGAGGGCGCGCAGGGCCGCATCCAGCCGGACGTCCGACGGGCCGGGCGGGGCGGCGCGGCGCACCGCCGCCAGTCCGCTGAGATGGTGGGACCCAACGGTGCGGACGAAATACACCTCGACGGAAGCCGGGCGCTGGCGGGCGACCCGAACGACCGCCACGACGGCGATCAGCAGGAGGAGAAGGAGCCACCAGGCGCGCCGGCGTGATCGGGCGCGTGCCATCACCGATCCTCCACGATGCGGAGAAACTCCAACTCGTCGAGCACGGTGATCCCGAGCTTGTGCGCCCTCGCGATCTTCGTCCCCGGCTCGACCCCGGCCACGAGGTAGCTGGTCTTGGGCCCCACGGCGTCCGCCACGATCCCCCCCAACGCGGTGACGCGCCCGGCGGCGTCCCGTCTGGAGAACCGCTCCAGGGTCCCGGTGAACACGAAGATCTTCCCGAGCAGCCGGCCGCCGCCCGGGGCCGCCGGGGCCTGGGGGCGCACCCCTGCGGCCTCGAGCTTCTTGAGCAGTGCCCGGGTGGCCGACCGCGAGAAGTACTCCCGCACGCTCTCGGCGATCGCCGGCCCGATCCCGGGGGCGTCACTGATCTCTTCGAATCCGGCGTCGGCGAGGCGGTCAATCGTCGGGAAGTGCCGGGCAAGCACCTCGGCCACATGGAGGCCGACGTGCCGGATGCCGAAGCCGTAGACGAGCCGGGCCAGGGTGGGGCGCCGGCTCCGATCGATCGCCGCGATCACATTGTCCGCCGATCGATCCGCCATCCGGTCCAGGGTCAGCACCTGCGCCTTGGTCAGCGAAAAAAGATCCGCCGGATCGCGAATCAGTTCGCGATCGAGCAGCTGCTGGAAAAGCTTCGGACCGACCCCGTCGATGTTCAGCGCGGTCCGCGAGGCGAAATGGATGAGCCGCTCGAGCACCTGCGCCGGGCATGACGCCCCGCCCGTGCAGCGGGCGACCGACTCGCCCGGCTCCCGCGCCACCGCGGAACCGCACACCGGACACCGGGTGGGCATCACGAATTCGCGCTCGTCTCCGGCGCGCCGCTCCACCAGAACCCGCACCACCTCCGGGATCACCTCCCCGGCGCGCTGGACGACCACGTGGTCGCCGATTCGGACGTCCTTGCGGCGCACTTCGTCCTCGTTGTGCAGGGTGGCGTGGCGGAGGATCACGCCCGAGACCCGCACCGGCTCCAGGTCCGCGACCGGCGTGAGCGCACCGGTCCTCCCCACCTGTACCGTGATATCGCGCACGCGGGTCTCGGCCTGCTCGGCCGGGAACTTGTAGGCGATCGCCCACCGGGGGGCCTGGCTGGTCGCCCCCAACTCCACCTGCTGATCGAGCGCGTTCACCTTGACGACGATGCCGTCGGTTCCATACGCCAGCGTCCCGCGGCGCGTCGACCACTCGTGCACGTAGTCCAGGACCTCGTCAAGCGTGACGGCGCGGCGCATGTGGGTATCGACCGGCAGCCCGGCTTCACGGGTCCACTCCAGGCTCTCCCAGTGCGTCTTAAACCTCCGCCCTTGGACGGCCCCCACCTGATAGATGGCCAGGTCGAGCGGTCGGCGCGCGGTGACGCTGGGATCGAGTTGGCGCAGAGAACCGGCCGCGGCGTTGCGGGCGTTGGCGAAGGGCGTCTCGCCCGCGGCCGCCCGCTCCTCGTTGATCGCGTCGAGCGCCCGGGTGGGGAGGTAGACCTCCCCCCGCACCTCGATGAACTCGGGGGGAGTCGCCTCCCGCCGGAGCCTTAGCGGCAGCGACCGGACCGTGCGGAGGTTCGGAGTGATATCCTCGCCCCGCACCCCATCCCCCCGCGTCGCCCCCCGGACAAAGGCGCCCTGCTGGTAAATCAGGGAGATCGCCGCGCCGTCAAATTTCAGCTCGCATACGAACTCGACGGCCCGGTCCCCCACCCCGACGGTGACGCGCTTGTGCCAGGCCCGCACGTCGTCCTCGTCAAAAGCGTTGGCCAAGCTGAGCATCGGCTGCGGATGCTCGACCGGACGGAACCCCTCCGCCGGCGGCGCGCCGACCCGCTGGGTCGGGGAATCCGGTGTGATGAGGCTCGGGTGCGCGGCCTCGAGCACCCGCAGTTCCTGCACCAGCGCATCGAACGCCTCATCCGAGATCTCGGGGTCGTCGAGCACATGATAGCGGTACAGATGATGGCGGATCCGCTCGCGCAGGTCGGCGATCTGCTTCGCGATATCGGGGGGCGGACGGCGCCCCGCGGAGACCCGGCGGCCTTCGGCCTTCATCGATCGGGCCTGCGGGAGATGGCCGTCGAACGGTTGGTCACGGAACTCCTCCGGGATCTGTGAGCGTACGCCTCCGAGGCATTCGGCGCGCCCGTGCGGGGTCCCTAGCGGAACGGCCTCCGGCGGGACGCCCGCGCCGACGACGCACGAACGCCCCCGGGCCGCGGGACAAGGCGGCCGGCGGGGGCGTCCCGCGTGCTCGGTGGAACGATCCGGAGTGTCGGGCCCGCGCGCTACCTTCCGCCGGCCATGGCGGGGACGATCGAGACCTCCGCCCCCTCCGCCAGGGGAGTCTGCAGGCCGGCGAGGAACCGGATGTCCTGCTCGTTCACGAAGATGTTGACGAACTGCAGCACCTCGCCGCGGCCGTCCAGGATCTTCGCCCGGATCCCCGGGAACCGCTGCTCCAGCGCGTCGAGCGCCTGCGCGATGTTGCTGCCGGTGACGTCGATCACCCGCTCGCCGTTCGTGATCCGGCGCAGCGGGGTCGGAATGCGGACATGCACGGTCATCGATCGTCCCTCCCCTGCGGCTCAGTCGCCCGCGAGGGCGAGCACGCGCTCTTCGAACGACGCCAGCGTCGGCTTGATCGTGATCGAGGCCTCGACCACGTCTTCCACCGCTCCCAGCGCCTTCAGACCGATGCCGGTGATGTAGGCGACGGTGAGCTCATCGGGCCCGATCACGCCGGCCCGGGCCAGCTTGCGCAGCGTGCCGACGGTGACCCCCCCGGCGGGCTCGGTGAACAACCCCTCGGTCTCGGCGAGGAGCCGGATGCCCTCCACGACTTCTTGATCGCTCACCGACTCCACGACGCCCCCCGTCCGGCGCGCCAGGTCGAGGACGTAGTGCCCGTCGGCCGGCGCGCCGATCGCCAGGGACTTGGCGACCGTGTTCGGGCGGACCGGCACGACCTTGTCCGCACGGGCCTTGTAGGCGGCGGCGATGGGCCCGCACCCTTCGGCCTGCGCCGCGGTCATCCGCACGGTGTGGCGGGGGATCACGCCCAGCCGCTGGAACTCCTCAAATCCTTTGTGGATCTTTACGAACATATTGCCGGAGCCCACCGGGACGATCACGCGATCGGGCGCGCGCCAGCCCAACTGCTCGGCGACTTCGTAGGCGAGGGTCTTCGCCCCCTCCGAATAGTACGGACGGAGGTTGACGTTGGCGATCGCCCATCGGTGCTCATCGCCGATCTCGAGGCACAGGCGGTTCACGTCGTCGTAGGTCCCCTCCACTTCCACCACGGTCGGGCGGTAGACGGAGGTGGTCACGACCTTCGCGCGCTCGAGCCCTTGGGGGATGAACACGACCGCGCGCAGGCCGGCCTTCGCCGAGTGCGCGGCGACGGCGTTGGCGAGATTGCCCGTCGACGCACACGACATCACCGTGAAGCCGAACTGTTTCACGGCGGCGACGGCAACGGCGACGACCCGGTCTTTGAACGACCAGGTGGGGTTGCGGGTGTCGTTCTTCAGATAGAGGTTCCGGAGGCCGAGCGCCTGCCCCAGACGGAACGCCGGCACGAGCGGGGTGCACCCGGGAGCGAGGTCCCATTCCGGGACGCGGGACGCCGGCAACAGGTCTTGGTACCGCCAGATCGAGGCCGGGCCGGCGGCGATCCGCGTCCGGAGCGCTTCCCCCTCGAGCCCGCCGAGGTCATAGACAGCCTCGAGCGGTCCAAAGCAGTCCTCGCAGACAAAGATGGGATCCGTTGGAAACCGCCGTCCACACTCGCGACAGACCAACCCGATTGCCGCCATCTCTCCCCTCCCCCATCGCCGCCGGACGACCTCCGGTGTGATACGTCCGGCGCCAGGATATCGCGCCAACAAAAATCCCCCGCCAACTCCGCGAGGGGGTATCAGCCCTCTTATCTACCGGAATTGGATCTTCCGCGGGAATTAGCACCACGCCAGGTGGGCACCTGGTAGGCTGCCGGGTTTCATCGGGCCCGTCCCTCAACCGCTCTGGATAAGAGTTG
It encodes:
- a CDS encoding biotin carboxylase N-terminal domain-containing protein; this encodes MANRGEIALRVIRTCRTLGVATVAVYSDADRGALHLGAADEAYRVGGAAAAESYLNIGAIVEAAQRSGADAIHPGYGFLSENPAFAEACAQAGVVFVGPPPAALALCGDKAAARRTVAAAGIPVLAGTDPLDDHAAIAAADRLGFPVLIKAAAGGGGKGIHLVQRPTDLPAALRLARGEARGAFGDDRIYLERWLDHPRHVEVQFVADAHGAIVHLGERECSIQRRHQKLIEEAPSPALSDDLRDAIGAAAVAAARTVGYQNAGTAEFLVSDGAFFFLEINARLQVEHPVTEMVCGCDLVALQLALAAGDALPFGQEGVRLRGHAIECRISAEDIDQQFLPWTGRIGQVVLPGGPGIRIDGALAPGMEVTRFYDPLLAKVIAWGPTRREAIARLSMALREIIVTGVPTTIPFHRWALAHPAFQSGDYGTRFVEHEWDARPRRHGRLAALAAAVLTHRESRRTPLLPPQGLSAWGRAARGEGVS
- a CDS encoding MoaD/ThiS family protein → MTVHVRIPTPLRRITNGERVIDVTGSNIAQALDALEQRFPGIRAKILDGRGEVLQFVNIFVNEQDIRFLAGLQTPLAEGAEVSIVPAMAGGR
- a CDS encoding carboxyl transferase domain-containing protein, with the translated sequence MPERPRGRQDDLAARRARVEEGGGADRIARQHAAGKLTARERLAELLDPGTFVELDRFVTHRATAFGMDHVDAPADGVVTGYGAIHGRLAYVFSQDFTVLGGSLGEGHAAKICKIMDLALRNGAPVVGLNDSGGARIQEGVVSLGGYAEIFLRNTLASGVVPQISAIMGPCAGGAVYSPAITDFTVMVQGTSYMFVTGPQVVKAVTHEDVTFEELGGATVHAGQSGLAHFIAESDPDALRLIRRLLAYLPLNNQDDPPRTPCTDPPDRMDAELDAVVPDDPHRPYDMHEVIRRVVDDGEFLEVHRHFAQNLIIGLARLDGRPVGLVAQQPAVLAGTLDINSSVKGARFVRFCDAFNIPLVTFVDVPGFMPGTAQEHGGIIRHGAKLLFAYCEATVPKLAVITRKAYGGAYDVMSSKHIRGDLNLAWPTAEIAVMGPEGAIDIIFRRELAGTEDREEARARLAAEYRQRFANPYVAAARGYVDDIIEPHETRPRLISALRMLAGKRDRNPPKKHGNIPL
- a CDS encoding biotin/lipoyl-containing protein; protein product: MTAYWVRVGDDEEIEVGVEETGGVWAVTIAGQVHRVELVEVVPAHFTLLVDGASHTLSVRDHAGPWTLLLDGLPFVAETARTRRGAEPGAAAAGRSLEVRSPMPGLLVAVEVDEGARVVIGQPLAIIEAMKMQMEIRAPHAGVVRRVHAAPGQELAAGQVLVTLE
- the ligA gene encoding NAD-dependent DNA ligase LigA, which gives rise to MKAEGRRVSAGRRPPPDIAKQIADLRERIRHHLYRYHVLDDPEISDEAFDALVQELRVLEAAHPSLITPDSPTQRVGAPPAEGFRPVEHPQPMLSLANAFDEDDVRAWHKRVTVGVGDRAVEFVCELKFDGAAISLIYQQGAFVRGATRGDGVRGEDITPNLRTVRSLPLRLRREATPPEFIEVRGEVYLPTRALDAINEERAAAGETPFANARNAAAGSLRQLDPSVTARRPLDLAIYQVGAVQGRRFKTHWESLEWTREAGLPVDTHMRRAVTLDEVLDYVHEWSTRRGTLAYGTDGIVVKVNALDQQVELGATSQAPRWAIAYKFPAEQAETRVRDITVQVGRTGALTPVADLEPVRVSGVILRHATLHNEDEVRRKDVRIGDHVVVQRAGEVIPEVVRVLVERRAGDEREFVMPTRCPVCGSAVAREPGESVARCTGGASCPAQVLERLIHFASRTALNIDGVGPKLFQQLLDRELIRDPADLFSLTKAQVLTLDRMADRSADNVIAAIDRSRRPTLARLVYGFGIRHVGLHVAEVLARHFPTIDRLADAGFEEISDAPGIGPAIAESVREYFSRSATRALLKKLEAAGVRPQAPAAPGGGRLLGKIFVFTGTLERFSRRDAAGRVTALGGIVADAVGPKTSYLVAGVEPGTKIARAHKLGITVLDELEFLRIVEDR
- the thrC gene encoding threonine synthase; this encodes MAAIGLVCRECGRRFPTDPIFVCEDCFGPLEAVYDLGGLEGEALRTRIAAGPASIWRYQDLLPASRVPEWDLAPGCTPLVPAFRLGQALGLRNLYLKNDTRNPTWSFKDRVVAVAVAAVKQFGFTVMSCASTGNLANAVAAHSAKAGLRAVVFIPQGLERAKVVTTSVYRPTVVEVEGTYDDVNRLCLEIGDEHRWAIANVNLRPYYSEGAKTLAYEVAEQLGWRAPDRVIVPVGSGNMFVKIHKGFEEFQRLGVIPRHTVRMTAAQAEGCGPIAAAYKARADKVVPVRPNTVAKSLAIGAPADGHYVLDLARRTGGVVESVSDQEVVEGIRLLAETEGLFTEPAGGVTVGTLRKLARAGVIGPDELTVAYITGIGLKALGAVEDVVEASITIKPTLASFEERVLALAGD
- a CDS encoding GerMN domain-containing protein encodes the protein MARARSRRRAWWLLLLLLIAVVAVVRVARQRPASVEVYFVRTVGSHHLSGLAAVRRAAPPGPSDVRLDAALRALLRGPGDPQFHTEIPQGTALLGVHVRGGIATVDLSATFAAGGGSTSMLGRVWQVVYTATQFADAPAAQILIDHKRVEALGGEGIEIGSPLRRPASPPSF